The following proteins are co-located in the Mesorhizobium australicum WSM2073 genome:
- the fabI gene encoding enoyl-ACP reductase FabI produces MAGGQGLMAGKRGLILGVANNRSIAYGIAKACVDHGAEIALTYQGEAFKKRVEPLAAELGAFVAGHCDVTDPASLDEVFANVAKHWGKLDFLVHAIAFSDKDELTGRYVETTRDNFLRTMDISVYSFTTIAKRAEALMTEGGSLLTLTYYGAEKVMPHYNVMGVAKAALEASVRYLAVDLGAKKIRVNAISAGPIKTLAASGIGDFRYILKWNEYNSPLKQTVTQEEVGDSGVYFLSDLSRGVTGEVHHVDSGYHVVGMKAVDAPDISTVKD; encoded by the coding sequence ATGGCGGGTGGACAGGGCCTGATGGCCGGCAAGCGCGGCCTGATTCTTGGCGTCGCCAACAACAGGTCGATCGCTTATGGCATTGCCAAAGCCTGCGTCGATCACGGCGCCGAGATAGCGCTGACCTATCAGGGCGAAGCCTTCAAGAAGCGCGTCGAGCCGCTGGCGGCGGAACTGGGCGCCTTTGTCGCCGGCCATTGCGACGTAACCGATCCGGCGAGCCTGGACGAGGTCTTCGCCAATGTCGCCAAGCATTGGGGCAAGCTCGACTTCCTCGTGCACGCCATTGCCTTTTCCGATAAGGACGAACTGACCGGCCGCTATGTCGAGACGACGCGCGACAATTTCCTGCGCACCATGGACATTTCGGTCTATTCCTTCACCACCATCGCCAAGCGCGCCGAAGCGCTGATGACCGAGGGTGGTTCGCTGCTGACGCTGACCTATTACGGCGCCGAGAAGGTCATGCCGCACTATAACGTCATGGGCGTCGCCAAGGCGGCACTGGAGGCCAGCGTGCGTTATCTCGCTGTCGACCTTGGCGCCAAGAAAATTCGTGTCAATGCCATCTCGGCCGGCCCGATCAAGACGCTTGCCGCCTCCGGCATCGGCGACTTCCGCTACATCCTGAAGTGGAACGAATACAATTCGCCGCTGAAGCAGACGGTCACGCAGGAAGAGGTCGGCGATTCCGGCGTCTATTTCCTGTCCGACCTGTCGCGTGGCGTCACCGGCGAAGTGCACCATGTCGATTCCGGCTACCACGTCGTCGGCATGAAAGCGGTCGACGCTCCAGATATTTCGACGGTCAAGGATTAG
- a CDS encoding DUF1344 domain-containing protein, giving the protein MRTLIGAVAATLLLSTAAFAGQTEGLIKKIDKDALTLTLDDGKSYKLNAETDLDALKPGMDIVIAYDVTDGENVVTDMQLPGDSDTN; this is encoded by the coding sequence ATGCGTACCCTGATTGGCGCTGTTGCCGCCACGCTGCTGCTCTCCACCGCCGCCTTTGCCGGGCAGACCGAAGGCCTGATCAAGAAGATCGACAAGGATGCGCTGACGCTGACGCTGGACGACGGCAAATCCTACAAGCTGAACGCCGAAACCGATCTCGATGCGCTGAAGCCGGGGATGGACATCGTCATTGCTTACGATGTGACTGATGGCGAAAACGTCGTCACCGACATGCAGCTGCCGGGTGACAGCGACACGAACTAG
- a CDS encoding RT0821/Lpp0805 family surface protein, with protein sequence MSRIAQAFDSRQWGVIASASTKAAIVAVALPLAACGAGGFSLEKAEVDRSILTSSTSASPKPADSDRDSDQTTIGNAVSSADIEQLGGQAVPWANTGTGSRGSITELAELKDSGQTCRRFKVSRESFDGVAMFQGELCLAGAGGWRMQGFKAL encoded by the coding sequence TTGTCGCGTATCGCGCAAGCTTTTGACAGCAGGCAATGGGGCGTTATCGCTTCAGCCAGCACGAAAGCGGCGATCGTGGCAGTCGCCCTGCCGCTCGCGGCCTGCGGTGCAGGTGGCTTCAGCCTGGAGAAGGCCGAAGTCGACCGCTCGATCCTGACCAGCAGCACATCGGCTTCGCCCAAGCCGGCCGATTCGGATCGCGACTCCGACCAGACGACGATCGGCAATGCGGTATCGTCCGCCGATATCGAGCAACTCGGCGGCCAGGCGGTGCCGTGGGCGAACACCGGCACCGGGTCGCGCGGCTCCATCACCGAACTGGCGGAATTGAAGGACAGCGGCCAGACCTGCCGCCGCTTCAAGGTTTCGCGCGAAAGCTTTGACGGCGTTGCCATGTTCCAGGGCGAACTCTGTCTTGCCGGTGCCGGCGGCTGGCGCATGCAGGGCTTCAAGGCACTCTGA
- a CDS encoding histidine phosphatase family protein translates to MYPLVYIVRHGQTAWNAEFRLQGQADTDLNALGREQASANGHRLAELVGAPQEFDFVASPMRRTRETMERIRAAMRLDPLAYRTDIRLIEVNFGDWQSFTFAELERQSPGASRSRALDKWNFQPPGEGAESYQMLLERVKPCFGELRGQTICVTHGGVMRTLFRFVLDMPEDEAANLEIPQDRVLKLEGRSLEWL, encoded by the coding sequence ATGTACCCGCTGGTTTATATCGTGCGCCACGGCCAGACCGCGTGGAATGCCGAGTTCCGGCTTCAGGGCCAGGCCGATACCGATCTCAATGCTCTCGGCCGCGAACAGGCGAGCGCAAACGGGCATCGGCTGGCCGAACTCGTCGGCGCTCCCCAGGAATTCGACTTCGTCGCCAGTCCGATGAGACGCACGCGCGAAACGATGGAACGCATCCGCGCCGCCATGAGGCTCGATCCGCTCGCCTATCGAACCGATATCAGACTGATTGAAGTCAATTTCGGCGATTGGCAGAGTTTTACCTTCGCCGAGCTTGAGAGGCAGTCGCCCGGCGCGAGCCGATCCCGCGCGCTGGACAAGTGGAATTTTCAGCCGCCAGGTGAAGGCGCGGAGAGTTACCAGATGCTGCTCGAACGGGTGAAGCCATGCTTCGGTGAACTTCGGGGGCAGACGATTTGCGTGACGCACGGGGGCGTCATGCGCACCCTGTTTCGCTTCGTGCTTGACATGCCCGAGGACGAGGCCGCGAACCTGGAGATACCGCAGGATCGCGTGCTCAAACTTGAAGGCAGGAGCCTGGAGTGGCTTTAG
- the aroC gene encoding chorismate synthase, producing the protein MSHNTFGHLFRVTTWGESHGAALGCVVDGCPPGIRFTRDEIQAELDKRRPGQSRFVTQRREPDEVKILSGFVLDEDGETMITTGTPVSMLIENVDQRSKDYGEIARQYRPGHADYTYDVKYGVRDYRGGGRSSARETAARVAAGALARKVVPGMVVRGALVSMGEKSIDRANWNWNFIGDAENPFFTPDPASIPVFTRYLDGIRKAGSSVGAVIEIVADGVPAGLGAPIYAKLDQDIASGLMSINAVKGVEIGNGFEAARITGEQNADEMRMGNDGKPVFLSNNAGGILGGISTGQAIVARFAVKPTSSILTPRKSIDKDGNDVEVMTKGRHDPCVGIRAVPIGEAMVACAIADHYLRHRGQTGKGGE; encoded by the coding sequence ATGTCTCACAACACGTTCGGCCATCTTTTCCGCGTCACCACCTGGGGCGAGAGCCATGGCGCGGCGCTCGGCTGCGTGGTCGATGGTTGTCCGCCGGGTATCCGTTTCACGCGCGATGAAATCCAGGCCGAACTCGACAAGCGCCGCCCGGGCCAGTCGCGCTTCGTCACGCAGCGCCGCGAGCCGGACGAGGTGAAGATCCTCTCAGGCTTCGTCTTGGACGAGGACGGAGAGACGATGATCACCACCGGCACGCCGGTGTCGATGCTGATCGAGAATGTCGACCAGCGCTCCAAGGACTATGGCGAGATCGCCCGCCAGTACCGGCCCGGGCATGCCGACTACACCTATGACGTCAAATACGGCGTGCGCGACTATCGCGGTGGCGGCCGCTCCTCGGCGCGCGAGACCGCTGCCAGGGTCGCTGCCGGCGCGCTCGCCCGCAAGGTGGTGCCGGGCATGGTGGTGCGCGGCGCGCTCGTGTCGATGGGCGAAAAGTCCATCGACCGCGCCAACTGGAACTGGAATTTCATCGGCGATGCCGAGAACCCGTTCTTCACGCCGGATCCGGCTTCGATTCCTGTTTTCACGCGGTACCTCGACGGCATCCGCAAGGCCGGTTCCTCGGTCGGCGCGGTGATCGAGATCGTCGCCGACGGTGTGCCTGCCGGCCTCGGCGCGCCGATCTACGCCAAGCTCGACCAGGACATCGCGTCCGGCCTGATGTCGATCAACGCCGTCAAGGGCGTCGAGATCGGCAATGGTTTCGAGGCCGCCCGCATCACCGGCGAACAGAATGCCGACGAGATGCGCATGGGCAATGACGGCAAGCCGGTGTTCCTGTCCAACAACGCCGGCGGCATCCTGGGCGGCATCTCGACGGGCCAGGCGATCGTCGCCCGTTTTGCGGTGAAGCCGACTTCGTCGATCCTGACGCCCCGGAAGTCGATCGACAAGGACGGCAACGACGTGGAGGTGATGACCAAGGGTCGCCACGATCCCTGCGTCGGCATCCGAGCCGTGCCGATCGGCGAGGCCATGGTTGCCTGCGCCATTGCCGACCACTATCTGCGGCACAGAGGACAGACGGGGAAGGGAGGGGAATAG
- a CDS encoding DnaJ C-terminal domain-containing protein, producing the protein MRDPYEVLGVAKNASAKDIKSAYRKLAKKHHPDQNPNDPKAKDRFAAANQAYEVIGDEKNRAAFDRGEIDADGKPRFQGFEGAAGGGDPFAGFRRQQQGAGGSRFEFRSGRPGGDPFDGNSDIFSQIFGDAFSGARGPGAGDRRQTATAADLNVTLDVTIEEAANAEKVTAMFPDGRKVAVKLPAYVEDGQTIRLKGQGEQGPGQPGDALVKIHIRRHPRYRIEGRDLHADLPVSLADAVLGAKVPVETPTGRLAVNVPAWSSSDKVLRLKGRGLPEKAGGHGDLYAHVRIMLPEGGDSALESLLRGQKG; encoded by the coding sequence ATGCGCGACCCCTATGAGGTGCTGGGCGTTGCAAAGAACGCATCGGCCAAGGACATAAAATCGGCGTACCGGAAACTCGCCAAGAAGCATCATCCGGACCAGAATCCGAATGATCCCAAGGCGAAGGACCGTTTTGCCGCGGCCAATCAGGCCTATGAGGTCATCGGCGACGAGAAGAACCGTGCGGCTTTCGATCGTGGCGAGATCGACGCCGACGGCAAGCCGCGTTTCCAGGGTTTTGAAGGCGCGGCGGGCGGTGGCGACCCCTTTGCCGGGTTCCGCCGCCAGCAACAGGGCGCCGGAGGCTCGCGATTCGAGTTCCGCTCGGGCCGTCCGGGCGGCGATCCGTTCGACGGCAATAGCGATATCTTCAGCCAGATCTTCGGCGATGCCTTTTCAGGCGCGCGCGGGCCAGGCGCGGGCGACCGCCGCCAGACGGCGACAGCAGCCGACCTGAACGTCACGCTCGACGTCACCATCGAGGAAGCGGCCAATGCCGAGAAGGTGACGGCGATGTTCCCGGATGGCCGCAAGGTTGCGGTCAAGCTGCCGGCCTATGTCGAGGATGGCCAGACCATCCGGCTGAAGGGCCAGGGCGAGCAGGGACCGGGCCAACCCGGCGACGCACTGGTCAAGATCCATATCCGCCGGCATCCACGTTACCGCATCGAAGGCCGTGACCTGCACGCCGACCTGCCGGTTTCGCTGGCCGATGCGGTGCTGGGCGCCAAGGTGCCGGTCGAGACGCCGACAGGCAGGCTTGCGGTCAACGTTCCCGCCTGGTCGAGCTCGGACAAGGTCCTGCGGCTCAAGGGCAGGGGCTTGCCGGAGAAGGCCGGGGGCCATGGCGATCTCTATGCCCATGTGCGCATCATGCTGCCGGAAGGCGGCGACAGCGCGCTGGAATCGCTGTTGCGCGGCCAAAAAGGCTGA